In the Pseudonocardia sediminis genome, CTCTCGGCCGACTACGATGGCCGCCATGTCGGCCAGGCCCTCACCACCTTTCCCGGATCCAGACTCTGAAATCTTGCGCTTGATCATTACGAACGCGGTCAACGCCATAAAGACCGGCGAGACCGACGCACGGGGTGCGATCCTCCACGCCGCCGTGCACGCCTGGTACGAGGGGGCACATCCAAGGCGAGGACGCCTGTCCCGGCTGTGACTTCCGTGGTGAGTTGCGCAAGCAGCAAGATCGAGGCTGGGTAGATCCCGACATGAACAGATCGTCGGGGCGGACTGCCGCTGGGGACCGTCTGGGGACCACACGCTGTGCACGCCTCCGAACATCCCCAGCGTCGGTACCGTCGTCGATGACCTGCCGGACGCGCATGACGTGCGAAAACGCCAGAACCCACGTCCTGGGGGTCAAGGGGTCGCAGGTTCAAATCCTGTCGTCCCGACAGGCCGAAGGCCGGTATCCGAGAACGTCGGGTACCGGCCTTTCTTCGTTTGAACTGCGGTTTCGCATAGCGGTTGGGCCGGGCGCAGCCAAGTGGAAGGGCCGCAAGGAGAAGCCCCACCGAGCAGATCGGCACTGGGCCACAGCGTGGAGCCCGCAACAGATCAGCCACCGTCTGCGGCTCGAGTTCCCCGATGATGAGTGCATGCGGATCAGCCACGAGGCGATCTAGCAGGCGTTGTTCATCCAGGGACGCGGTGCTCTCAAGCGTGAGCTCGTCGCGTGCTCGCGCACCGGGCGCGCGCTACGAGAGCCGCGGTCCAGGACGCGGAACAAGCCGCACGGGCACGTCACCGCCGACGTGGTCCTCTCCGAGCGTCCGGCCGAGGCCGCGAGCCGTTCCACACTCCTGGTTTCATCTGCCGCGGCCGGCCGGTTGGGGCGAGAAGACGCCAGTGAAGAACGGGCGCTCGCTCGGCGGTTACGGCGCCGTCGCGATGAACGCCGCGCTCGCGGCGTCGACGGCGCAACTGCCCGAGCAGCTACGAAAGACGCTCACCTGGGATCGCGGCAAGGAACTGTCCGGGCACCGGCGCCGACACTCCCGGTTGGGCAACCTGAGCCCCGCTGCCTACGAACAGCAGATCACGACACAGACCGAGGTGTCCGGCTGATGGGGGTCACTTCAACGGCCTGTGGTCAAGGCCTGGAACGCGATCGGTTCCGGTTCCCTGGCCAACCACGGAAAGCCGGCCGGAAGCCCGCCCGCATCGCCATCCCCGTCGCTGCCGACGACCAGCGGGATCGCGAGATCGGCATGAACTGGTCGATGACACCCGGGTTCGACGGGCTCGACGCGGGGACGCTCGCGGAATCCTGGCGACAGCAGCCAGGCACTCCCTGCTACTGCTCCGACCTCACCAGCGGCGAAATGCCCGGCGCCCTGGCAGCGACGGACGCGGCGCGTGCACCGATACGGCGAGACCTCGCCGTCGCCGCGATCCAGGAACGGGTCGGCGACCCCACCACGAACCCGGGACCGGAGTGGGGCGTCCGTCTGAGCCGAGTCATGGTCATGTGACCCCTCACGGATCAGCTTCGACGTCCCTGGCGATCTCAGGGAAGCTTCCGGTTCACACCGGGACAGAACGTTCTTCTCAGCCCACGAGGGATCCGGTCGCCCGCGACCACGAGCGTTGACACAGCATCAGCCCACAGCGGCGGTTCGATCGTGCGGGGGAGGTCGAGGTGGACAAGGACCTGCCCACATCGGAGGAGCTGGCGGACGCGAATAGATTATGATAAAAATCTATCTGCCCTGGGGAGTTCCCACTTTGTCCGCCCGGTAGTTCTTCCCGGCCGTGTTCATGGAGGACTCGAGGCGGCGACGTTCGGACGACATCGAGGAGCACGGCATGACCGACATTCCCGGAGCGGTGGCGCTGGTGACCGGCGGGCAGCGCGGACTGGGTGGAGCCTTCACCCGAGCGCTGCTCGACCGCGGTGCGGCGAAGGTGTACGCCACCGCGCGCGAGCCCCGGCCGTCCGACGATCGGCGGATCGAGGCGGTGGGGCTCGACGTCACCGACCAGGCGTCGGTCGACGCGCTGGCTCGCCGGGCCGGCGACGTGACGCTGGTGTTCAACAACGCCGGGGTGCTCCATCCGAGTCCGCTGCTCAGCGGTGACATATCCGAGATCGCCGCGACGTTCGAGACCAACGTCTTCGGGGCGCTGCGGATCGCGCGGGCCTTCGCCCCCGCCCTCGCGACGAACGGTGGCGGCGCGCTGGTCGACATCCACTCCCTGCTGTCCTGGGGGTCCGGTGCCGGGGCCTACGGGGCGTCGAAGGCCGCGCTGTGGTCGATCACCAACTCGCTGCGGGGTGAGCTCGCCGGTCAGGGGACCCACGTGGTCGGGGTGCATCTCGGTTTCGCCGACACCGAGATGGTCGCGGCGGTCCCCACGGACAAGATCGCACCGTCGGAGGTGGCACGCATCGTGCTCGACGGCATCGAGCGCGGCGACACCGAGATCCTCGTCGACGACGCCACCCGTGCGGTGAAGGCGGCGTTGTCGGGGCCGGTCGAGGGACTGGCCGTCCCGATCGGCCGCTGAACCAGCACGTTTTCTGAAGGGCACGAGCAGCTCGCCGTGCGCCGTCGACGGCGGGACCGGCCGGGCTGCTCGACAACGTGAGAGGGAACCATGCCGCTCTGGTCGGTCCACCACCCGCCGAAGGCGTACTCCGCGCAGGACAAGCGTGACTTCGCCACGGCCGTCACCGGCTACTACACCCGCGTCGGGCTGCCGAAGTTCTACGTCGTCGTGAACTTCCAGGAGGTCGACGCGGAGTCGCTGTTCGTCGGAGGCGAGCCGGCCACCGACACCGTCCGGATCGTCATCGAGCACATCGCCCGTCACAGCAAGGACCCCGAGAGCCGGAAGCGGATCGGGGAGAGCATCCAGAAGGTGATCGCGCCCTTCACCGTCGACCGCGGCCTCCACACCGAGTTCCACGTCGACGAGACACCCCAGGACCTCTGGATGATCGACGGGCTGTGGCCGCCGCCGGGCGGCAGCGACGCCGAGAAGCTGTGGGTCGAGCAGAACCGCCCGATTCCGTACCAGCTCGACCAGGAGCCGAACCCGGTCTCCGGGCACTGACGCGTCCACCGTGCACGATCCCGGCCAGGAGGCCACCACGTGAGCAGACTCGAGGACCATCCCACCGTTCGTGCGGTCCGTGCCCAGCGGGCCACGGTGCACTCCGGTGACCCCGCCGTCGGCGCCCACACGAAAGCCGGCGGCGAGGCGGCAGAGCCACTCGACGCGGACCGGCTGCGTCAGCTGTGCCTCGACCTCGGTGCCGACGACGTCGGTTTCGTCGAGATCGAGCGGGCGGAGATCGCCGATCAGCGGGCCGACGTCGAGGCGGCTCTGCCGGGTGCGCGCACCCTGATCAGCCTCGTGCGCAGGATGAATGTCGAGGCGATCCGCACCCCGGCCCGCTCGGCGGGCAACGTGGAGCTCCACCACACGGTCGACTCCCTCGACGACCTCGGCCACGACATCTGCCGCGCGTTGCAGGAACGCGGCGTCCGGGCGTTGAATCCCGCGGCCGCCTTTCCGATGGAGACGGGGAACTGGCCCGGCAAGATCTGGGTCGTGAGCCACAAACCGGTCGCCGTCGCGGCCGGCATGGGGAAGATGGGCATCCACCGCAACGTCATCCACCCGCGCTTCGGGAACTTCATCCTGCTCGGCACCGTGATCATCGAGGCCGAGGTCGACCGCTACGACCGGCCGATCGACTTCAACCCCTGCCTGGAGTGCAAGCTCTGCGTCGCGTCGTGCCCGACC is a window encoding:
- a CDS encoding SDR family oxidoreductase; the protein is MTDIPGAVALVTGGQRGLGGAFTRALLDRGAAKVYATAREPRPSDDRRIEAVGLDVTDQASVDALARRAGDVTLVFNNAGVLHPSPLLSGDISEIAATFETNVFGALRIARAFAPALATNGGGALVDIHSLLSWGSGAGAYGASKAALWSITNSLRGELAGQGTHVVGVHLGFADTEMVAAVPTDKIAPSEVARIVLDGIERGDTEILVDDATRAVKAALSGPVEGLAVPIGR
- a CDS encoding tautomerase family protein codes for the protein MPLWSVHHPPKAYSAQDKRDFATAVTGYYTRVGLPKFYVVVNFQEVDAESLFVGGEPATDTVRIVIEHIARHSKDPESRKRIGESIQKVIAPFTVDRGLHTEFHVDETPQDLWMIDGLWPPPGGSDAEKLWVEQNRPIPYQLDQEPNPVSGH